One window of the Calditrichota bacterium genome contains the following:
- a CDS encoding T9SS type A sorting domain-containing protein, with protein sequence MRKWQFLVIFLVLFLVSGLRAEEKKVVRIHLENQSEEAIKNLYRLDPDMLTETPQGETIDALVTSEQLKKIHALNFETSVLIPDTKSFEKTLRAEGYFDHFHSYDQIVQEMKDIELNHPGIAKLYDIGDSWEKTAGIADRDIWALKISDNVETEEIREPEVLYMALHHAREIITPEILLYWMHYLVNNYGTDSTITSIVNHRQIWIIPLVNPDGFEYVRNKDMWWRKNRRRNSDGSYGVDLNRNYSFKWGLDNIGSSGRPSSNVYRGIAPFSEPETQAIRDLVEAHHFVISLSFHSYGRMFLYPWGYIAEDTPDNSIFKAIADSVTAYNGYDAGNVKSGTIYLVNGECDDWLYGEQQAKFKLFGFTPEVGTSFHPDTTQIMPQILANLKPIIYVARAAERYSLRPEFSHTPLSDREDTSQPVPVSVQVTASPFGLDTSTVFLHYRESEQDTFHTERLEVIPGSSIFVATIPAPNRSVRVQYYFSAADTIPRTGYLPKNAPDSLFSFSIGEDRIPPQIFHHPMEDQSILQDSIKFTARVTDNIGVDSVWVIYRINGGRLHRQLMTAVDSVGDFGMTLPIDSLKVNDVVEYQILALDRSSARNFTRLPETGYYSFKMISSYYFSFESAPVFTTNASSDWQWGVPTSGPGVAFSGKNLWATNLSGNYKNSSDSKLDSPVINLTNASTARLTFWHWYKMEYSQSTFWDGGNIEISVDDSNFVLVTPLGGYDGVIDNSANVLDKQPVFGGPETNGNHWQQETVDLTPYLGHKIRVRFHFGSDAYVSDAGWYIDDVRIQLTPTAVALADGAVAPLRFELGQNYPNPFGGAADARGGNWGGTTIHYQLAKTSGATLTIFNVLGQVVRRFRFERQTAGAHQVVWDGRNARGRLVGAGVYFYALQAGKFHAVKKMIVLQ encoded by the coding sequence ACGCCCTCAATTTTGAAACATCTGTGCTCATTCCGGATACGAAATCTTTTGAGAAAACCCTTCGGGCCGAGGGCTATTTCGATCACTTCCATTCCTACGATCAGATTGTGCAGGAGATGAAAGACATCGAATTAAATCATCCGGGAATTGCCAAGCTCTACGATATTGGCGACAGCTGGGAGAAAACCGCAGGCATTGCCGACCGGGACATTTGGGCACTGAAAATCTCCGACAATGTGGAAACAGAAGAGATTCGCGAACCGGAAGTTTTGTACATGGCCCTGCACCACGCGAGGGAAATCATTACCCCGGAAATTCTTCTGTACTGGATGCATTATCTGGTTAATAATTACGGAACGGATTCCACAATTACCTCCATTGTAAACCATCGGCAAATCTGGATTATTCCGCTGGTGAATCCCGACGGATTTGAATACGTGCGAAACAAGGACATGTGGTGGCGCAAGAACAGGCGCCGGAATTCCGATGGAAGCTACGGGGTTGATCTCAATCGAAACTACAGTTTTAAGTGGGGACTGGACAATATTGGCTCCAGCGGGCGGCCTTCCAGTAATGTGTATCGGGGGATTGCCCCTTTTTCAGAGCCGGAGACCCAGGCCATCCGCGATCTGGTTGAGGCCCATCATTTTGTGATCAGTCTCTCGTTTCACAGTTACGGGCGCATGTTTTTGTACCCCTGGGGGTACATTGCCGAAGACACACCGGACAATTCCATCTTTAAGGCCATTGCCGACAGCGTGACGGCCTACAACGGATACGACGCCGGAAACGTCAAATCGGGCACTATTTATCTGGTCAATGGCGAATGCGATGATTGGCTTTACGGGGAACAGCAGGCCAAATTTAAGCTGTTTGGATTTACTCCGGAAGTGGGCACCTCCTTCCATCCGGATACCACCCAGATTATGCCTCAGATTTTAGCCAATTTGAAACCCATCATTTACGTGGCCAGAGCAGCGGAGCGCTACAGTTTACGTCCTGAATTTTCCCACACACCCCTCAGTGACCGGGAAGATACATCGCAGCCCGTTCCGGTTTCCGTCCAGGTTACGGCTTCCCCTTTTGGGCTGGATACGAGTACGGTTTTTCTTCATTACAGGGAAAGTGAACAGGATACCTTTCACACAGAGCGCTTGGAAGTGATTCCCGGGAGTTCGATTTTTGTGGCAACCATTCCCGCACCCAATCGTTCGGTCAGGGTTCAATATTATTTTTCTGCGGCGGATACGATTCCGCGAACCGGATATCTTCCAAAAAATGCACCGGACAGTCTTTTTTCATTTTCGATAGGTGAAGACCGCATTCCGCCCCAAATTTTTCACCATCCGATGGAGGATCAATCCATATTACAGGACTCCATTAAATTTACGGCTCGCGTAACGGATAATATCGGTGTGGACTCCGTGTGGGTCATTTACCGGATTAACGGCGGCCGTCTGCATCGCCAGCTGATGACGGCTGTGGATTCGGTGGGAGATTTTGGTATGACACTGCCAATAGATTCTCTGAAAGTAAATGATGTGGTGGAATATCAGATTTTGGCTCTGGATCGGTCATCGGCACGCAATTTTACCCGTCTACCGGAGACCGGCTATTATTCGTTTAAAATGATTAGTTCGTACTATTTCAGTTTTGAATCGGCACCTGTTTTTACCACCAACGCCTCCAGTGATTGGCAATGGGGTGTTCCTACGAGCGGTCCGGGAGTGGCCTTTTCGGGTAAGAATTTGTGGGCTACCAACTTGTCCGGAAACTACAAGAACAGCTCCGATTCCAAACTGGATTCACCGGTTATTAATTTGACCAACGCTTCAACGGCCCGCCTGACCTTTTGGCATTGGTATAAAATGGAATACAGTCAAAGCACATTTTGGGATGGGGGAAACATAGAAATATCCGTGGATGACAGCAATTTTGTTCTCGTAACCCCTCTGGGTGGATACGACGGCGTGATTGATAATTCGGCCAATGTTCTGGACAAACAGCCGGTATTTGGCGGGCCGGAAACAAACGGAAATCACTGGCAACAGGAGACGGTGGATTTAACGCCCTATCTGGGCCACAAAATCAGGGTTCGATTTCATTTCGGCAGTGATGCCTATGTTTCGGATGCAGGCTGGTACATTGATGATGTGAGAATTCAACTAACCCCGACAGCGGTTGCTTTGGCCGATGGGGCTGTTGCTCCTTTGCGGTTTGAACTTGGACAGAATTACCCCAACCCATTTGGCGGGGCGGCGGATGCCCGGGGGGGAAATTGGGGCGGAACGACCATTCACTATCAATTGGCCAAAACGAGCGGGGCTACCCTCACTATTTTTAATGTGTTGGGCCAGGTTGTCCGGCGGTTCCGATTTGAGCGGCAGACGGCTGGTGCCCACCAGGTTGTCTGGGATGGGAGAAATGCCCGGGGACGGTTGGTAGGTGCCGGCGTCTATTTTTATGCCTTGCAAGCCGGTAAATTCCACGCCGTGAAGAAAATGATTGTCTTGCAGTGA